In the genome of Coraliomargarita algicola, one region contains:
- a CDS encoding YfiR family protein: MALSTNVGTASNDRAIIEENDGKALLIYNIAKFTVWPSEGSNQSAPFIFTLWNDHALSDAFRNIEGLQAQGRPIRINHHEQDRAPIDCKVLVIPGHQLQAFIQSKELLLIRPVLTVTTDTSVFEAGAMVLIEVLDDHLSFSVNLAALKASGLEISGNLLRHARKVNF; encoded by the coding sequence TTGGCCCTATCAACAAACGTGGGCACTGCGTCTAATGACAGAGCGATTATAGAGGAAAACGATGGTAAAGCACTGCTCATTTACAATATTGCCAAGTTCACAGTATGGCCCTCCGAAGGAAGCAATCAGTCCGCTCCATTTATCTTTACTCTATGGAATGACCATGCACTCAGCGACGCATTCCGGAATATTGAAGGCCTACAGGCTCAAGGCCGTCCGATTCGAATCAATCACCATGAACAGGATCGCGCACCGATTGATTGCAAAGTCCTCGTGATACCCGGTCATCAGCTACAGGCATTCATACAGTCCAAAGAGCTGCTCCTCATAAGGCCAGTGCTCACAGTCACCACAGATACAAGCGTATTCGAAGCAGGTGCGATGGTGCTCATCGAAGTGCTGGACGACCATCTGTCTTTTTCGGTCAATCTGGCAGCCCTCAAAGCAAGCGGGCTCGAAATCAGCGGCAACCTGCTGCGCCATGCGAGAAAGGTGAACTTCTAA